From Drosophila nasuta strain 15112-1781.00 chromosome X, ASM2355853v1, whole genome shotgun sequence, one genomic window encodes:
- the LOC132796679 gene encoding uncharacterized protein LOC132796679 isoform X3: MSDPSIGSSSPNWATLIKNSNESDLELADFVNPVGTNDLDVPFELAQTFPLLMGIGSADPTGGGQMSPYAPVFHPMGSYASHLLALEQAAQINPQSLGGPSLRALDGNVEQFFDRAEYNMYANNETNNEQQQQKMSQEGNGGGGVCGGESRAFLEQLELLPDANVLQRDFWRGTGQEAAIRAASQCWPGRECFRDLNQLIAAVASQVETAGGSQQAAAPEIDNDTKSTAAADEEKPAETAQLDKDTCNEMKFAEQQSKSPPPPPQREWWRAATFQPQQEATSSGWKPYSYGRLNPGAETKTNDKSCDDATNGTAGNSPNADFPSFEDFAKQVSDCSLSSSEYLSTLRNLMIRAHNLMLPLLRGRFANMSQVQMAAYTSAILEVTPLHPSIFLPAHLSHPVTASAGLFSPHRPHGFTHPDLAHLQQPRPVLVNVGTQTDYHCWCMHISMFPPPPLHMPPAPPQSQAPLQPPSRIQSSAAAYYGGSSGARMMAPCLTSPVSFWAHRPMVASPSNRVIVKQVNNIFLQPTGPVMPMMPMMHFSVPSNGGHAGDMPFVVYDINDNYPGAAASMAQMMPNVMNNMHFMPPDAMPPTGIVIPPMTVSMRTFKPMHETFASFEAPEESDLNEELADANSGSDATLVPKQGAEKDNRIGTSRNAYEFPVEADEEELIKSETFTNSNTTLTETDLNREPNANAQIDMLSSKPK, translated from the exons ATGAGCGATCCTTCGATTGGCTCCTCGTCCCCAAACTGGGCAACTCTAATCAAGAATAGCAATGAGTCGGACCTAG AGCTGGCGGACTTTGTGAATCCAGTAGGTACAAATGACTTGGATGTGCCTTTTGAGTTAGCTCAGACATTTCCGCTCCTCATGGGCATTGGAAGTGCGGATCCCACCGGCGGTGGCCAGATGTCGCCCTATGCTCCCGTCTTTCATCCAATGGGATCGTATGCATCTCATCTGCTGGCACTCGAGCAAGCGGCCCAAATCAATCCACAGTCGTTGGGGGGGCCATCGTTGCGCGCTCTCGATGGAAATGTCGAACAATTCTTCGATCGTGCCGAATATAATATGTACGCTAACAACGAGACCAACaacgagcaacaacagcagaagatGTCGCAAGAAGGCAACGGCGGCGGTGGCGTTTGCGGTGGCGAGTCACGTGCATTTCTAGAGCAATTGGAATTGCTGCCGGATGCAAATGTTTTGCAGCGTGATTTTTGGCGTGGCACCGGACAAGAGGCCGCAATACGCGCTGCATCACAATGCTGGCCGGGACGCGAATGCTTTCGCGATCTCAATCAGCTGATTGCAGCGGTGGCATCTCAAGTAGAAACGGCAGGAGGAAGTCAACAAGCTGCTGCTCCAGAAATAGACAATGACACAAAGtcgacggcagcagcagatgaAGAGAAGCCGGCAGAAACCGCGCAGCTGGACAAAGATACTTGCAACGAGATGAAATTCGCTGAGCAACAATCGAAatcgccgccgccaccgccgcagCGTGAATGGTGGCGTGCTGCCACGTTTCAGCCACAACAGGAGGCAACTTCGTCCGGCTGGAAGCCGTATTCCTATGGCCGACTGAACCCAGGTGCAgagacaaaaacaaacgacAAATCCTGCGATGATGCCACAAATGGAACAGCTGGAAATTCACCCAACGCAGATTTTCCTAGCTTCGAAGATTTCGCCAAGCAGGTGAGCGACTGCAGCTTGTCCAGTTCGGAGTATTTGTCCACGCTGCGCAATCTGATGATACGCGCCCACAATCtgatgttgccgctgctgcgcGGTCGCTTCGCCAACATGTCCCAGGTGCAGATGGCCGCCTATACGTCGGCCATACTCGAGGTGACGCCACTGCATCCGAGTATCTTTCTGCCTGCG CATTTGTCGCATCCAGTGACAGCCAGTGCCGGACTCTTTTCGCCTCACCGTCCACACGGTTTCACACACCCGGATCTGGCTCATCTGCAA CAGCCGCGACCGGTGCTCGTCAATGTGGGCACACAGACGGACTATCACTGCTGGTGCATGCACATCAGCATGTTTCCACCGCCGCCGTTGCACATGCCACCGGCTCCACCACAGTCGCAGGCTCCGCTGCAGCCACCGTCGCGTATCCAGTCGAGTGCGGCAGCTTACTATGGCGGATCAAGTGGCGCACGCATGATGGCACCTTGCCTCACATCTCCAGTCAGTTTCTGGGCACATCGTCCCATGG TGGCATCGCCATCGAATCGCGTGATCGTGAAGCAGGTGAACAACATCTTTCTGCAGCCCACGGGCCCGGTGATGCCCATGATGCCGATGATGCACTTTTCGGTGCCATCGAATGGCGGACATGCTGGCGATATGCCATTTGTGGTCTACGACATTAACGATAATTATCCGGGCGCTGCTGCAAGCATGGCCCAGATGATGCCGAATGTGATGAACAATATGCACTTTATGCCACCGGATGCAATGCCACCAACTGGCATTGTCATTCCCCCCATGACCGTGTCGATGCGCACTTTTAAGCCTATGCACGAGACTTTCGCATCCTTTGAGGCGCCCGAGGAGAGCGATTTGAACGAAGAGCTTGCGGATGCGAACTCTGGAAGCGATGCAACGCTTGTGCCCAAGCAGGGCGCAGAGAAAGACAATCGAATAGGAACAAGTCGCAATGCCTACGAGTTTCCTGTTGAAGCCGATGAGGAGGAGCTGATCAAAAGCGAAACCTTCACCAACAGCAATACGACTCTCACAGAGACTGACCTTAATCGTgagccaaatgcaaatgctcaGATCGACATGCTGTCTTCAAAACCTAAG TGA
- the LOC132796679 gene encoding uncharacterized protein LOC132796679 isoform X2, with amino-acid sequence MSDPSIGSSSPNWATLIKNSNESDLELADFVNPVGTNDLDVPFELAQTFPLLMGIGSADPTGGGQMSPYAPVFHPMGSYASHLLALEQAAQINPQSLGGPSLRALDGNVEQFFDRAEYNMYANNETNNEQQQQKMSQEGNGGGGVCGGESRAFLEQLELLPDANVLQRDFWRGTGQEAAIRAASQCWPGRECFRDLNQLIAAVASQVETAGGSQQAAAPEIDNDTKSTAAADEEKPAETAQLDKDTCNEMKFAEQQSKSPPPPPQREWWRAATFQPQQEATSSGWKPYSYGRLNPGAETKTNDKSCDDATNGTAGNSPNADFPSFEDFAKQVSDCSLSSSEYLSTLRNLMIRAHNLMLPLLRGRFANMSQVQMAAYTSAILEVTPLHPSIFLPAHLSHPVTASAGLFSPHRPHGFTHPDLAHLQPRPVLVNVGTQTDYHCWCMHISMFPPPPLHMPPAPPQSQAPLQPPSRIQSSAAAYYGGSSGARMMAPCLTSPVSFWAHRPMVASPSNRVIVKQVNNIFLQPTGPVMPMMPMMHFSVPSNGGHAGDMPFVVYDINDNYPGAAASMAQMMPNVMNNMHFMPPDAMPPTGIVIPPMTVSMRTFKPMHETFASFEAPEESDLNEELADANSGSDATLVPKQGAEKDNRIGTSRNAYEFPVEADEEELIKSETFTNSNTTLTETDLNREPNANAQIDMLSSKPKVNGSKACKLF; translated from the exons ATGAGCGATCCTTCGATTGGCTCCTCGTCCCCAAACTGGGCAACTCTAATCAAGAATAGCAATGAGTCGGACCTAG AGCTGGCGGACTTTGTGAATCCAGTAGGTACAAATGACTTGGATGTGCCTTTTGAGTTAGCTCAGACATTTCCGCTCCTCATGGGCATTGGAAGTGCGGATCCCACCGGCGGTGGCCAGATGTCGCCCTATGCTCCCGTCTTTCATCCAATGGGATCGTATGCATCTCATCTGCTGGCACTCGAGCAAGCGGCCCAAATCAATCCACAGTCGTTGGGGGGGCCATCGTTGCGCGCTCTCGATGGAAATGTCGAACAATTCTTCGATCGTGCCGAATATAATATGTACGCTAACAACGAGACCAACaacgagcaacaacagcagaagatGTCGCAAGAAGGCAACGGCGGCGGTGGCGTTTGCGGTGGCGAGTCACGTGCATTTCTAGAGCAATTGGAATTGCTGCCGGATGCAAATGTTTTGCAGCGTGATTTTTGGCGTGGCACCGGACAAGAGGCCGCAATACGCGCTGCATCACAATGCTGGCCGGGACGCGAATGCTTTCGCGATCTCAATCAGCTGATTGCAGCGGTGGCATCTCAAGTAGAAACGGCAGGAGGAAGTCAACAAGCTGCTGCTCCAGAAATAGACAATGACACAAAGtcgacggcagcagcagatgaAGAGAAGCCGGCAGAAACCGCGCAGCTGGACAAAGATACTTGCAACGAGATGAAATTCGCTGAGCAACAATCGAAatcgccgccgccaccgccgcagCGTGAATGGTGGCGTGCTGCCACGTTTCAGCCACAACAGGAGGCAACTTCGTCCGGCTGGAAGCCGTATTCCTATGGCCGACTGAACCCAGGTGCAgagacaaaaacaaacgacAAATCCTGCGATGATGCCACAAATGGAACAGCTGGAAATTCACCCAACGCAGATTTTCCTAGCTTCGAAGATTTCGCCAAGCAGGTGAGCGACTGCAGCTTGTCCAGTTCGGAGTATTTGTCCACGCTGCGCAATCTGATGATACGCGCCCACAATCtgatgttgccgctgctgcgcGGTCGCTTCGCCAACATGTCCCAGGTGCAGATGGCCGCCTATACGTCGGCCATACTCGAGGTGACGCCACTGCATCCGAGTATCTTTCTGCCTGCG CATTTGTCGCATCCAGTGACAGCCAGTGCCGGACTCTTTTCGCCTCACCGTCCACACGGTTTCACACACCCGGATCTGGCTCATCTGCAA CCGCGACCGGTGCTCGTCAATGTGGGCACACAGACGGACTATCACTGCTGGTGCATGCACATCAGCATGTTTCCACCGCCGCCGTTGCACATGCCACCGGCTCCACCACAGTCGCAGGCTCCGCTGCAGCCACCGTCGCGTATCCAGTCGAGTGCGGCAGCTTACTATGGCGGATCAAGTGGCGCACGCATGATGGCACCTTGCCTCACATCTCCAGTCAGTTTCTGGGCACATCGTCCCATGG TGGCATCGCCATCGAATCGCGTGATCGTGAAGCAGGTGAACAACATCTTTCTGCAGCCCACGGGCCCGGTGATGCCCATGATGCCGATGATGCACTTTTCGGTGCCATCGAATGGCGGACATGCTGGCGATATGCCATTTGTGGTCTACGACATTAACGATAATTATCCGGGCGCTGCTGCAAGCATGGCCCAGATGATGCCGAATGTGATGAACAATATGCACTTTATGCCACCGGATGCAATGCCACCAACTGGCATTGTCATTCCCCCCATGACCGTGTCGATGCGCACTTTTAAGCCTATGCACGAGACTTTCGCATCCTTTGAGGCGCCCGAGGAGAGCGATTTGAACGAAGAGCTTGCGGATGCGAACTCTGGAAGCGATGCAACGCTTGTGCCCAAGCAGGGCGCAGAGAAAGACAATCGAATAGGAACAAGTCGCAATGCCTACGAGTTTCCTGTTGAAGCCGATGAGGAGGAGCTGATCAAAAGCGAAACCTTCACCAACAGCAATACGACTCTCACAGAGACTGACCTTAATCGTgagccaaatgcaaatgctcaGATCGACATGCTGTCTTCAAAACCTAAGGTGAATGGATCGAAGGCATGcaagttattttaa
- the LOC132796679 gene encoding uncharacterized protein LOC132796679 isoform X1 — MSDPSIGSSSPNWATLIKNSNESDLELADFVNPVGTNDLDVPFELAQTFPLLMGIGSADPTGGGQMSPYAPVFHPMGSYASHLLALEQAAQINPQSLGGPSLRALDGNVEQFFDRAEYNMYANNETNNEQQQQKMSQEGNGGGGVCGGESRAFLEQLELLPDANVLQRDFWRGTGQEAAIRAASQCWPGRECFRDLNQLIAAVASQVETAGGSQQAAAPEIDNDTKSTAAADEEKPAETAQLDKDTCNEMKFAEQQSKSPPPPPQREWWRAATFQPQQEATSSGWKPYSYGRLNPGAETKTNDKSCDDATNGTAGNSPNADFPSFEDFAKQVSDCSLSSSEYLSTLRNLMIRAHNLMLPLLRGRFANMSQVQMAAYTSAILEVTPLHPSIFLPAHLSHPVTASAGLFSPHRPHGFTHPDLAHLQQPRPVLVNVGTQTDYHCWCMHISMFPPPPLHMPPAPPQSQAPLQPPSRIQSSAAAYYGGSSGARMMAPCLTSPVSFWAHRPMVASPSNRVIVKQVNNIFLQPTGPVMPMMPMMHFSVPSNGGHAGDMPFVVYDINDNYPGAAASMAQMMPNVMNNMHFMPPDAMPPTGIVIPPMTVSMRTFKPMHETFASFEAPEESDLNEELADANSGSDATLVPKQGAEKDNRIGTSRNAYEFPVEADEEELIKSETFTNSNTTLTETDLNREPNANAQIDMLSSKPKVNGSKACKLF; from the exons ATGAGCGATCCTTCGATTGGCTCCTCGTCCCCAAACTGGGCAACTCTAATCAAGAATAGCAATGAGTCGGACCTAG AGCTGGCGGACTTTGTGAATCCAGTAGGTACAAATGACTTGGATGTGCCTTTTGAGTTAGCTCAGACATTTCCGCTCCTCATGGGCATTGGAAGTGCGGATCCCACCGGCGGTGGCCAGATGTCGCCCTATGCTCCCGTCTTTCATCCAATGGGATCGTATGCATCTCATCTGCTGGCACTCGAGCAAGCGGCCCAAATCAATCCACAGTCGTTGGGGGGGCCATCGTTGCGCGCTCTCGATGGAAATGTCGAACAATTCTTCGATCGTGCCGAATATAATATGTACGCTAACAACGAGACCAACaacgagcaacaacagcagaagatGTCGCAAGAAGGCAACGGCGGCGGTGGCGTTTGCGGTGGCGAGTCACGTGCATTTCTAGAGCAATTGGAATTGCTGCCGGATGCAAATGTTTTGCAGCGTGATTTTTGGCGTGGCACCGGACAAGAGGCCGCAATACGCGCTGCATCACAATGCTGGCCGGGACGCGAATGCTTTCGCGATCTCAATCAGCTGATTGCAGCGGTGGCATCTCAAGTAGAAACGGCAGGAGGAAGTCAACAAGCTGCTGCTCCAGAAATAGACAATGACACAAAGtcgacggcagcagcagatgaAGAGAAGCCGGCAGAAACCGCGCAGCTGGACAAAGATACTTGCAACGAGATGAAATTCGCTGAGCAACAATCGAAatcgccgccgccaccgccgcagCGTGAATGGTGGCGTGCTGCCACGTTTCAGCCACAACAGGAGGCAACTTCGTCCGGCTGGAAGCCGTATTCCTATGGCCGACTGAACCCAGGTGCAgagacaaaaacaaacgacAAATCCTGCGATGATGCCACAAATGGAACAGCTGGAAATTCACCCAACGCAGATTTTCCTAGCTTCGAAGATTTCGCCAAGCAGGTGAGCGACTGCAGCTTGTCCAGTTCGGAGTATTTGTCCACGCTGCGCAATCTGATGATACGCGCCCACAATCtgatgttgccgctgctgcgcGGTCGCTTCGCCAACATGTCCCAGGTGCAGATGGCCGCCTATACGTCGGCCATACTCGAGGTGACGCCACTGCATCCGAGTATCTTTCTGCCTGCG CATTTGTCGCATCCAGTGACAGCCAGTGCCGGACTCTTTTCGCCTCACCGTCCACACGGTTTCACACACCCGGATCTGGCTCATCTGCAA CAGCCGCGACCGGTGCTCGTCAATGTGGGCACACAGACGGACTATCACTGCTGGTGCATGCACATCAGCATGTTTCCACCGCCGCCGTTGCACATGCCACCGGCTCCACCACAGTCGCAGGCTCCGCTGCAGCCACCGTCGCGTATCCAGTCGAGTGCGGCAGCTTACTATGGCGGATCAAGTGGCGCACGCATGATGGCACCTTGCCTCACATCTCCAGTCAGTTTCTGGGCACATCGTCCCATGG TGGCATCGCCATCGAATCGCGTGATCGTGAAGCAGGTGAACAACATCTTTCTGCAGCCCACGGGCCCGGTGATGCCCATGATGCCGATGATGCACTTTTCGGTGCCATCGAATGGCGGACATGCTGGCGATATGCCATTTGTGGTCTACGACATTAACGATAATTATCCGGGCGCTGCTGCAAGCATGGCCCAGATGATGCCGAATGTGATGAACAATATGCACTTTATGCCACCGGATGCAATGCCACCAACTGGCATTGTCATTCCCCCCATGACCGTGTCGATGCGCACTTTTAAGCCTATGCACGAGACTTTCGCATCCTTTGAGGCGCCCGAGGAGAGCGATTTGAACGAAGAGCTTGCGGATGCGAACTCTGGAAGCGATGCAACGCTTGTGCCCAAGCAGGGCGCAGAGAAAGACAATCGAATAGGAACAAGTCGCAATGCCTACGAGTTTCCTGTTGAAGCCGATGAGGAGGAGCTGATCAAAAGCGAAACCTTCACCAACAGCAATACGACTCTCACAGAGACTGACCTTAATCGTgagccaaatgcaaatgctcaGATCGACATGCTGTCTTCAAAACCTAAGGTGAATGGATCGAAGGCATGcaagttattttaa